The following are encoded together in the Phragmites australis chromosome 19, lpPhrAust1.1, whole genome shotgun sequence genome:
- the LOC133900651 gene encoding probable LRR receptor-like serine/threonine-protein kinase At5g37450 isoform X1: MKDEVTRDTLDDLAKSLERALELVTECQRKHIFRRFLGAGDMAKELGRVQDDIVRKLLLGNFATIVQATIMLTNIHSAGAPRSPPPPPPEEVVPGFKRFSLSELKATTDDFSDENRIGSGGSAKVYKGVLHGGQVVAIKEISGMLLYENQSPYDEINVFLELNHKNIVRPLGYCHEITMVLTSYRGKYVGVERQQFCFVEEYMPYGSMENTIKGTFLLKYIYRL; the protein is encoded by the exons ATGAAGGATGAGGTGACGCGTGACACGCTGGATGATCTGGCGAAGTCCCTCGAGCGCGCCCTGGAGCTCGTCACGGAGTGCCAGAGGAAGCACATCTTTCGCCGTTTCTTGGGGGCTGGGGACATGGCCAAGGAGCTGGGTCGGGTGCAGGACGATATAGTGCGGAAGCTGCTTCTGGGGAACTTCGCCACCATTGTCCAGGCCACCATTATGTTGACCAACATTCACTCTGCTGGTGCTCctcgttctcctcctcctccgcccccaGAGGAGGTGGTTCCTG GCTTCAAACGGTTCAGTTTGTCAGAGTTGAAGGCCACTACAGATGACTTCTCGGACGAAAATAGGATTGGATCAGGTGGCTCTGCTAAGGTCTACAAG GGTGTACTACACGGCGGACAAGTGGTTGCCATCAAGGAAATTAGTGGCATGCTTTTGTATGAGAATCAGAGCCCATATGATGAAATTAATGTATTTTTAGAGCTTAACCACAAAAATATTGTTAGACCTCTGGGATATTGCCACGAAATCACAATGGTCTTGACCAGCTATCGTGGCAAATATGTTGGAGTTGAACGTCAGCAATTTTGTTTCGTCGAAGAATACATGCCATACGGAAGCATGGAGAACACTATCAAGGGCACGTTTCTACTGAAATATATATATCGATTATAG
- the LOC133900651 gene encoding uncharacterized protein LOC133900651 isoform X2, whose amino-acid sequence MKDEVTRDTLDDLAKSLERALELVTECQRKHIFRRFLGAGDMAKELGRVQDDIVRKLLLGNFATIVQATIMLTNIHSAGAPRSPPPPPPEEVVPGFKRFSLSELKATTDDFSDENRIGSGGSAKVYKVQIGLFKSLKFHC is encoded by the exons ATGAAGGATGAGGTGACGCGTGACACGCTGGATGATCTGGCGAAGTCCCTCGAGCGCGCCCTGGAGCTCGTCACGGAGTGCCAGAGGAAGCACATCTTTCGCCGTTTCTTGGGGGCTGGGGACATGGCCAAGGAGCTGGGTCGGGTGCAGGACGATATAGTGCGGAAGCTGCTTCTGGGGAACTTCGCCACCATTGTCCAGGCCACCATTATGTTGACCAACATTCACTCTGCTGGTGCTCctcgttctcctcctcctccgcccccaGAGGAGGTGGTTCCTG GCTTCAAACGGTTCAGTTTGTCAGAGTTGAAGGCCACTACAGATGACTTCTCGGACGAAAATAGGATTGGATCAGGTGGCTCTGCTAAGGTCTACAAG GTTCAAATTGGTTTATTCAAGTCCTTGAAGTTTCACTGTTAG